A stretch of Bombus vancouverensis nearcticus chromosome 13, iyBomVanc1_principal, whole genome shotgun sequence DNA encodes these proteins:
- the LOC117164643 gene encoding apoptosis-inducing factor 3 isoform X2 — MRLFIAKQCTKLSFNSIFHVSGKINNGRMSELQKRKIHICSKPEKYDYVEDVVCNKTDIKENEMKLLPLGESGAKVLLIKQKGELHAIGTKCTHYGALLHTGALGDGRIRCPWHGACFNIKTGDIEDYPGLDSLPCYQVNVDDSGLVRVKARRKDLEFNRRVKKMCEQDPNNNTTVVIVGGGPAAAICAESLRQEAFTGNIIMVCKENTVPYDRVKVSKTFDIDIEKAVLRPLSFYKEHKIETKLGVEATGLNTNDNVVHLSNNERLTYNYLFICTGSMARKPDIPINLSNIYVLRNYTDSHAISSKLSSDKHIVILGLGFIGMEAAAYCINKCASVTIIGRSTVPLQTVFGTEIGNRIKRQFEEQGVKFIFERNITQFVAKDDDKNAVGTVVLTNGEALPADIVIIGIGSKLYTDWIKDTPIKMLQDGSIVVDKYLKTSVENIYAGGDIAYAPLFGSDDISAAIGHYSLAHYHGKIAALNICGKTTAVSAIPFFWTTLFGKSYRYVGYGEPEKVRIYGSLENLEFFAYYIKDGKVIAVSSIGADPVAADFANFLHEGNVLTEAEVDRDPFVWIRNKPKDLETRFKTETIVDP; from the exons ATGCGCTTATTCATTGCGAAACAATGTACGAAACTATCGTTTAACTCAATATTTCACGTTAGTGGGAAAATAAATAACGGAAGAATGTCAGAATTACAGAAAAGGAAAATTCACATTTGTA GTAAACCAGAGAAGTATGACTATGTTGAAGATGTGGTGTGTAATAAAACGGATATcaaagaaaatgaaatgaaactattgcCACTTGGAGAAAGTGGGGCAAAAGTCTTGTTGATTAAACAAAAGGGGGAATTACATGCTATTGGTACAAAATGTACGCATTACGGAGCATTACTTCATACAGGAGCGCTAGGAGATGGAAGAATAAGGTGTCCATGGCATGGTGCATGTTTTAACATCAAAACAGGAGATATAGAAGATTACCCAGGATTGGATTCTTTACCATGTTACCAA gTAAACGTGGATGATAGTGGTCTTGTACGTGTGAAAGCAAGGCGTAAGGATTTAGAATTCAATAGAAGGGTCAAGAAGATGTGTGAACAAGATCCCAATAATAATACTACCGTCGTAATAGTTGGAGGTGGTCCAGCAGCTGCAATTTGTGCAGAAAGCTTGCGACAGGAAGCCTTTACAGGAAATATTATTATGGTCTGTAAGGAGAACACAGTGCCATATGATAGGGTAAAGGTATCCAAAACATTTGATATAGACATTGAAAAGGCAGTTTTGAGACCACTTTCGTTTTACAAAGAGCATAAAATCGAAACCAAACTGGGTGTAGAAGCTACAg GATTAAATACAAATGACAATGTTGTTCATTTAAGTAATAACGAAAGATTAACGTACaattatctatttatttgtACCGGAAGTATGGCCAGAAAACCTGATATACCTATTAATTTATCTAACATTTATGTATTAAGAAACTACACAGACTCTCATGCTATATCCTCCAAATTATCATCAGACAAACATATTGTAATACTCGGATTAGGTTTCATTGGTATGGAAGCTGCTGCttattgtataaataaatgTGCATCTGTCACCATCATAGGAAGGTCTACAGTTCCATTACAAACAGTTTTTGGTACAGAAATTGGTAACAGAATCAAACGCCAGTTTGAAGAACAAG gtgttaaatttatatttgaacGTAATATCACACAGTTTGTTGCAAAAGATGATGATAAGAATGCTGTAGGTACAGTTGTACTTACCAATGGTGAAGCCCTTCCTGCTGATATAGTGATCATTGGAATTGGATCTAAATTATATACAGATTGGATAAAGGATACTCCTATCAAAATGTTACAAGATGGCAGTATCGTAGTGGATAAG TACTTGAAAACAAGCGTTGAAAACATATATGCAGGTGGTGATATAGCGTATGCACCGCTATTTGGTTCCGATGACATTTCAGCTGCAATAGGCCACTATTCGTTGGCCCATTACCATGGTAAAATAGCAGCATTAAATATATGTGGTAAAACTACCGCTGTAAGTGCCATACCATTTTTCTGGACAACGCTATTCGGGAAGAGTTATAGATACGTTG GATACGGAGAACCAGAGAAAGTAAGAATTTATGGTTCCCTAgagaacttggaattttttgcatattacATTAAAGATGGTAAAGTTATCGCTGTAAGTAGCATCGGAGCAGATCCTGTAGCAGCAGATTTTGCAAATTTCCTGCACGAAGGAAACGTACTAACAGAAGCGGAGGTCGATCGAGATCCATTTGTTTGGATAAGAAATAAACCGAAGGATTTAGAGACTAGATTCAAAACTGAAACTATCGTAGATCCATGA
- the LOC117164643 gene encoding apoptosis-inducing factor 3 isoform X4 — protein sequence MRLFIAKQCKPEKYDYVEDVVCNKTDIKENEMKLLPLGESGAKVLLIKQKGELHAIGTKCTHYGALLHTGALGDGRIRCPWHGACFNIKTGDIEDYPGLDSLPCYQVNVDDSGLVRVKARRKDLEFNRRVKKMCEQDPNNNTTVVIVGGGPAAAICAESLRQEAFTGNIIMVCKENTVPYDRVKVSKTFDIDIEKAVLRPLSFYKEHKIETKLGVEATGLNTNDNVVHLSNNERLTYNYLFICTGSMARKPDIPINLSNIYVLRNYTDSHAISSKLSSDKHIVILGLGFIGMEAAAYCINKCASVTIIGRSTVPLQTVFGTEIGNRIKRQFEEQGVKFIFERNITQFVAKDDDKNAVGTVVLTNGEALPADIVIIGIGSKLYTDWIKDTPIKMLQDGSIVVDKYLKTSVENIYAGGDIAYAPLFGSDDISAAIGHYSLAHYHGKIAALNICGKTTAVSAIPFFWTTLFGKSYRYVGYGEPEKVRIYGSLENLEFFAYYIKDGKVIAVSSIGADPVAADFANFLHEGNVLTEAEVDRDPFVWIRNKPKDLETRFKTETIVDP from the exons ATGCGCTTATTCATTGCGAAACAAT GTAAACCAGAGAAGTATGACTATGTTGAAGATGTGGTGTGTAATAAAACGGATATcaaagaaaatgaaatgaaactattgcCACTTGGAGAAAGTGGGGCAAAAGTCTTGTTGATTAAACAAAAGGGGGAATTACATGCTATTGGTACAAAATGTACGCATTACGGAGCATTACTTCATACAGGAGCGCTAGGAGATGGAAGAATAAGGTGTCCATGGCATGGTGCATGTTTTAACATCAAAACAGGAGATATAGAAGATTACCCAGGATTGGATTCTTTACCATGTTACCAA gTAAACGTGGATGATAGTGGTCTTGTACGTGTGAAAGCAAGGCGTAAGGATTTAGAATTCAATAGAAGGGTCAAGAAGATGTGTGAACAAGATCCCAATAATAATACTACCGTCGTAATAGTTGGAGGTGGTCCAGCAGCTGCAATTTGTGCAGAAAGCTTGCGACAGGAAGCCTTTACAGGAAATATTATTATGGTCTGTAAGGAGAACACAGTGCCATATGATAGGGTAAAGGTATCCAAAACATTTGATATAGACATTGAAAAGGCAGTTTTGAGACCACTTTCGTTTTACAAAGAGCATAAAATCGAAACCAAACTGGGTGTAGAAGCTACAg GATTAAATACAAATGACAATGTTGTTCATTTAAGTAATAACGAAAGATTAACGTACaattatctatttatttgtACCGGAAGTATGGCCAGAAAACCTGATATACCTATTAATTTATCTAACATTTATGTATTAAGAAACTACACAGACTCTCATGCTATATCCTCCAAATTATCATCAGACAAACATATTGTAATACTCGGATTAGGTTTCATTGGTATGGAAGCTGCTGCttattgtataaataaatgTGCATCTGTCACCATCATAGGAAGGTCTACAGTTCCATTACAAACAGTTTTTGGTACAGAAATTGGTAACAGAATCAAACGCCAGTTTGAAGAACAAG gtgttaaatttatatttgaacGTAATATCACACAGTTTGTTGCAAAAGATGATGATAAGAATGCTGTAGGTACAGTTGTACTTACCAATGGTGAAGCCCTTCCTGCTGATATAGTGATCATTGGAATTGGATCTAAATTATATACAGATTGGATAAAGGATACTCCTATCAAAATGTTACAAGATGGCAGTATCGTAGTGGATAAG TACTTGAAAACAAGCGTTGAAAACATATATGCAGGTGGTGATATAGCGTATGCACCGCTATTTGGTTCCGATGACATTTCAGCTGCAATAGGCCACTATTCGTTGGCCCATTACCATGGTAAAATAGCAGCATTAAATATATGTGGTAAAACTACCGCTGTAAGTGCCATACCATTTTTCTGGACAACGCTATTCGGGAAGAGTTATAGATACGTTG GATACGGAGAACCAGAGAAAGTAAGAATTTATGGTTCCCTAgagaacttggaattttttgcatattacATTAAAGATGGTAAAGTTATCGCTGTAAGTAGCATCGGAGCAGATCCTGTAGCAGCAGATTTTGCAAATTTCCTGCACGAAGGAAACGTACTAACAGAAGCGGAGGTCGATCGAGATCCATTTGTTTGGATAAGAAATAAACCGAAGGATTTAGAGACTAGATTCAAAACTGAAACTATCGTAGATCCATGA
- the LOC117164643 gene encoding apoptosis-inducing factor 3 isoform X1: MRLFIAKQCTKLSFNSIFHVSGKINNGRMSELQKRKIHICSECNNEIEDIRRSHNKAKCCCSCKPEKYDYVEDVVCNKTDIKENEMKLLPLGESGAKVLLIKQKGELHAIGTKCTHYGALLHTGALGDGRIRCPWHGACFNIKTGDIEDYPGLDSLPCYQVNVDDSGLVRVKARRKDLEFNRRVKKMCEQDPNNNTTVVIVGGGPAAAICAESLRQEAFTGNIIMVCKENTVPYDRVKVSKTFDIDIEKAVLRPLSFYKEHKIETKLGVEATGLNTNDNVVHLSNNERLTYNYLFICTGSMARKPDIPINLSNIYVLRNYTDSHAISSKLSSDKHIVILGLGFIGMEAAAYCINKCASVTIIGRSTVPLQTVFGTEIGNRIKRQFEEQGVKFIFERNITQFVAKDDDKNAVGTVVLTNGEALPADIVIIGIGSKLYTDWIKDTPIKMLQDGSIVVDKYLKTSVENIYAGGDIAYAPLFGSDDISAAIGHYSLAHYHGKIAALNICGKTTAVSAIPFFWTTLFGKSYRYVGYGEPEKVRIYGSLENLEFFAYYIKDGKVIAVSSIGADPVAADFANFLHEGNVLTEAEVDRDPFVWIRNKPKDLETRFKTETIVDP, translated from the exons ATGCGCTTATTCATTGCGAAACAATGTACGAAACTATCGTTTAACTCAATATTTCACGTTAGTGGGAAAATAAATAACGGAAGAATGTCAGAATTACAGAAAAGGAAAATTCACATTTGTAGTGAGTGTAACAATGAAATCGAAGATATTAGGCGGTCGCATAATAAAGCAAAATGTTGTTGCAGTT GTAAACCAGAGAAGTATGACTATGTTGAAGATGTGGTGTGTAATAAAACGGATATcaaagaaaatgaaatgaaactattgcCACTTGGAGAAAGTGGGGCAAAAGTCTTGTTGATTAAACAAAAGGGGGAATTACATGCTATTGGTACAAAATGTACGCATTACGGAGCATTACTTCATACAGGAGCGCTAGGAGATGGAAGAATAAGGTGTCCATGGCATGGTGCATGTTTTAACATCAAAACAGGAGATATAGAAGATTACCCAGGATTGGATTCTTTACCATGTTACCAA gTAAACGTGGATGATAGTGGTCTTGTACGTGTGAAAGCAAGGCGTAAGGATTTAGAATTCAATAGAAGGGTCAAGAAGATGTGTGAACAAGATCCCAATAATAATACTACCGTCGTAATAGTTGGAGGTGGTCCAGCAGCTGCAATTTGTGCAGAAAGCTTGCGACAGGAAGCCTTTACAGGAAATATTATTATGGTCTGTAAGGAGAACACAGTGCCATATGATAGGGTAAAGGTATCCAAAACATTTGATATAGACATTGAAAAGGCAGTTTTGAGACCACTTTCGTTTTACAAAGAGCATAAAATCGAAACCAAACTGGGTGTAGAAGCTACAg GATTAAATACAAATGACAATGTTGTTCATTTAAGTAATAACGAAAGATTAACGTACaattatctatttatttgtACCGGAAGTATGGCCAGAAAACCTGATATACCTATTAATTTATCTAACATTTATGTATTAAGAAACTACACAGACTCTCATGCTATATCCTCCAAATTATCATCAGACAAACATATTGTAATACTCGGATTAGGTTTCATTGGTATGGAAGCTGCTGCttattgtataaataaatgTGCATCTGTCACCATCATAGGAAGGTCTACAGTTCCATTACAAACAGTTTTTGGTACAGAAATTGGTAACAGAATCAAACGCCAGTTTGAAGAACAAG gtgttaaatttatatttgaacGTAATATCACACAGTTTGTTGCAAAAGATGATGATAAGAATGCTGTAGGTACAGTTGTACTTACCAATGGTGAAGCCCTTCCTGCTGATATAGTGATCATTGGAATTGGATCTAAATTATATACAGATTGGATAAAGGATACTCCTATCAAAATGTTACAAGATGGCAGTATCGTAGTGGATAAG TACTTGAAAACAAGCGTTGAAAACATATATGCAGGTGGTGATATAGCGTATGCACCGCTATTTGGTTCCGATGACATTTCAGCTGCAATAGGCCACTATTCGTTGGCCCATTACCATGGTAAAATAGCAGCATTAAATATATGTGGTAAAACTACCGCTGTAAGTGCCATACCATTTTTCTGGACAACGCTATTCGGGAAGAGTTATAGATACGTTG GATACGGAGAACCAGAGAAAGTAAGAATTTATGGTTCCCTAgagaacttggaattttttgcatattacATTAAAGATGGTAAAGTTATCGCTGTAAGTAGCATCGGAGCAGATCCTGTAGCAGCAGATTTTGCAAATTTCCTGCACGAAGGAAACGTACTAACAGAAGCGGAGGTCGATCGAGATCCATTTGTTTGGATAAGAAATAAACCGAAGGATTTAGAGACTAGATTCAAAACTGAAACTATCGTAGATCCATGA
- the LOC117164643 gene encoding apoptosis-inducing factor 3 isoform X3, which yields MGGNNCKGLLPRSSNATSSTSAKTGKPEKYDYVEDVVCNKTDIKENEMKLLPLGESGAKVLLIKQKGELHAIGTKCTHYGALLHTGALGDGRIRCPWHGACFNIKTGDIEDYPGLDSLPCYQVNVDDSGLVRVKARRKDLEFNRRVKKMCEQDPNNNTTVVIVGGGPAAAICAESLRQEAFTGNIIMVCKENTVPYDRVKVSKTFDIDIEKAVLRPLSFYKEHKIETKLGVEATGLNTNDNVVHLSNNERLTYNYLFICTGSMARKPDIPINLSNIYVLRNYTDSHAISSKLSSDKHIVILGLGFIGMEAAAYCINKCASVTIIGRSTVPLQTVFGTEIGNRIKRQFEEQGVKFIFERNITQFVAKDDDKNAVGTVVLTNGEALPADIVIIGIGSKLYTDWIKDTPIKMLQDGSIVVDKYLKTSVENIYAGGDIAYAPLFGSDDISAAIGHYSLAHYHGKIAALNICGKTTAVSAIPFFWTTLFGKSYRYVGYGEPEKVRIYGSLENLEFFAYYIKDGKVIAVSSIGADPVAADFANFLHEGNVLTEAEVDRDPFVWIRNKPKDLETRFKTETIVDP from the exons ATGGGTGGAAATAATTGTAAAGGACTTCTTCCACGGAGCTCTAATGCTACGTCAAGCACATCCGCCAAGACAG GTAAACCAGAGAAGTATGACTATGTTGAAGATGTGGTGTGTAATAAAACGGATATcaaagaaaatgaaatgaaactattgcCACTTGGAGAAAGTGGGGCAAAAGTCTTGTTGATTAAACAAAAGGGGGAATTACATGCTATTGGTACAAAATGTACGCATTACGGAGCATTACTTCATACAGGAGCGCTAGGAGATGGAAGAATAAGGTGTCCATGGCATGGTGCATGTTTTAACATCAAAACAGGAGATATAGAAGATTACCCAGGATTGGATTCTTTACCATGTTACCAA gTAAACGTGGATGATAGTGGTCTTGTACGTGTGAAAGCAAGGCGTAAGGATTTAGAATTCAATAGAAGGGTCAAGAAGATGTGTGAACAAGATCCCAATAATAATACTACCGTCGTAATAGTTGGAGGTGGTCCAGCAGCTGCAATTTGTGCAGAAAGCTTGCGACAGGAAGCCTTTACAGGAAATATTATTATGGTCTGTAAGGAGAACACAGTGCCATATGATAGGGTAAAGGTATCCAAAACATTTGATATAGACATTGAAAAGGCAGTTTTGAGACCACTTTCGTTTTACAAAGAGCATAAAATCGAAACCAAACTGGGTGTAGAAGCTACAg GATTAAATACAAATGACAATGTTGTTCATTTAAGTAATAACGAAAGATTAACGTACaattatctatttatttgtACCGGAAGTATGGCCAGAAAACCTGATATACCTATTAATTTATCTAACATTTATGTATTAAGAAACTACACAGACTCTCATGCTATATCCTCCAAATTATCATCAGACAAACATATTGTAATACTCGGATTAGGTTTCATTGGTATGGAAGCTGCTGCttattgtataaataaatgTGCATCTGTCACCATCATAGGAAGGTCTACAGTTCCATTACAAACAGTTTTTGGTACAGAAATTGGTAACAGAATCAAACGCCAGTTTGAAGAACAAG gtgttaaatttatatttgaacGTAATATCACACAGTTTGTTGCAAAAGATGATGATAAGAATGCTGTAGGTACAGTTGTACTTACCAATGGTGAAGCCCTTCCTGCTGATATAGTGATCATTGGAATTGGATCTAAATTATATACAGATTGGATAAAGGATACTCCTATCAAAATGTTACAAGATGGCAGTATCGTAGTGGATAAG TACTTGAAAACAAGCGTTGAAAACATATATGCAGGTGGTGATATAGCGTATGCACCGCTATTTGGTTCCGATGACATTTCAGCTGCAATAGGCCACTATTCGTTGGCCCATTACCATGGTAAAATAGCAGCATTAAATATATGTGGTAAAACTACCGCTGTAAGTGCCATACCATTTTTCTGGACAACGCTATTCGGGAAGAGTTATAGATACGTTG GATACGGAGAACCAGAGAAAGTAAGAATTTATGGTTCCCTAgagaacttggaattttttgcatattacATTAAAGATGGTAAAGTTATCGCTGTAAGTAGCATCGGAGCAGATCCTGTAGCAGCAGATTTTGCAAATTTCCTGCACGAAGGAAACGTACTAACAGAAGCGGAGGTCGATCGAGATCCATTTGTTTGGATAAGAAATAAACCGAAGGATTTAGAGACTAGATTCAAAACTGAAACTATCGTAGATCCATGA
- the EMC10 gene encoding ER membrane protein complex subunit 10 — protein MQTIYIFISLLVSVSSLARGSELDYDGWLQLRLWHAFNDEPEPIFIERGNVTVSSVRSGASVVGQNGLLQSHINELKNLAKHDGKYRLKAVARTSSGNEITFLTSVPACYLLGSDLEDVITIWLDSAAEPIVVSVSSPGPCSTESPFTNMWTTNIIVKYPDGGPVPDTATYIQKLEREREARERGDAKDNRSFLARYWMYIVPALIFVVLSSATNPEAGGAGGSAQRQ, from the exons atgcaAACGATATATATCTTCATAAGTTTGTTAGTCAGCGTTTCATCGTTAGCTCGTGGG AGCGAACTCGATTATGACGGCTGGTTACAATTACGATTATGGCACGCATTTAACGACGAGCCAGAGCCCATTTTTATAGAACGAGGTAACGTCACAGTGTCAAGTGTTCGTAGCGGTGCTTCTGTTGTTGGACAAAATGGATTGTTACAATCTCATATAAACGAATTAAAAAACCTTGCTAAACATGATGGCAAATACAGACTTAAAGCAGTAGCTCGGACCTCTTCAGGAAATGAAATAACATTTCTAACTTCTGTACCTGCG TGTTATCTTCTCGGTTCTGATCTTGAAGATGTTATAACAATTTGGCTGGATAGCGCAGCCGAGCCAATAGTTGTGAGTGTATCGTCGCCTGGTCCTTGTAGTACAGAAAGTCCGTTTACAAATATGTGGACAACCAACATTATTGTTAAGTATCCTGATGGTGGACCAGTTCCAGACACTGCTACATATATTCAGAAACTTGAACGTGAAAGAGAagcaagagaaagaggagatGCGAAAGATAACAGATCTTTCCTTGCAAGATAT TGGATGTACATTGTCCCTGCATTAATTTTTGTTGTTCTATCATCCGCAACAAATCCAGAAGCTGGGGGTGCAGGAGGAAGTGCCCAAAGACAGTAA